AACTGAGTGGGACAATTGAAGTGTGTGGCCTAAAGCAACATACTGTTTCGCTAGACCTGTTTTAAATCACAAAGGGAGGAAACTGTGCACACCACAGTTTCTCTCAACCCGGTGTTACCCAGACAATAGGATGTGTTCCATGGTCAAAAGAGTTTGGGAAACTTGAACAAGGACAGAACTAATCTCAAAGGGGATGATGAAAGAGGACTCAAAATGTGGACTTGCTGAGTTTCCTCCTTATCTGAGCACTTAGGGACATTCCCAGGCTGCACAGCAGCTCGAGGACACAGGCACCCTTATCTTATGGATAAAGGAATGCTCCCCACAGGTTTTAAACTTCTTATCCCAAGTCTCATGTAAGTCTGTTGAGACAAGCCATGACTTAAAGTGAGCCTAACTGTAAAGCTGATGGTATTAATCACTAGACTATCCGGCCACCTTTACTGTGTAGTTCTGTCAAATTCTACGTGTGAGAGAATCTAAACAGTATTTATAGGTAAGGAGAGGAAGCCAAGACTTCACACCCAGGTGAAGTTTCAAGATTGGCATCAATGAACTGAGAGTAGAAGGGTAGAGAATTCACTAGCAAAGTGAATTCTCACATCCCAAAGCAGTTGAGTATTATGGAAGTCCAGAATATTGGCTAATCACCTTGGAGAAGACAGGGAGAATGTAAGTGAATAGCTTGTAGGATACAGGTAAGCTCCAGAATCTCCCGGAAAGTCTGCATTCAATCACTATGGGGAGAGGGTGGGCTTTTCAGAATGGATGAGGCAGGGCTGGGCATAAAAAGTGAAACCTGTTTTTGAAAAAGGACTCCAGGTGATACTGCTAATACCTTCAACCCACCGTCGAAGCAACAGACTTGAAATGGGACAGAGCTCTCCTGGGATGGGGTGCAGGAGTTTAAAACTGGGCAAAACAAAATGCCCTATCCAACCCTACCCCCTCAATCCTACTCATTCTTAAAGATCAGTTCCAGTTGATTCTTGGGGAGGTGAGGGCATTATTACCCATCTTGAAAGGATCTAGACCTTAAATCAAGACAGATCTGGGTGTTATGTCACTTAAGCTCTGAAAAATTGCTAAGCAAACTCCACTTCCCTTACAAGCTGATTAACCTCGCCAACTTCTATCTGTTTAACCTCTAATCCTTAGTTTCTCCGTTTATAGAAAGAGGAGAGGATTTACTTTTAAAGTTATTACCTAAAGTCACTCTGTAAGACATCTAGGACATAGCTGGGTCTCAGATTAGTAACCTTTCTGTTGAGGAAGTCTTCTAAGACCTTTCTAGCTCACTGGCCTTCTCCTCTCTTTAGAGAACCTTTGGCTACTTACAAGTCTGAACAAAACAGGTCAACACTGAGCACTCAAGATGAACTCGTGCCCTAAACGCAGCGAAAACTCAGAAATTAGGATTAGCCCTCCCATGACTGCAAAGCTACCTTGCTTCCCTGAGCCCCATCTTCCCTATAAACATGCTAGCCAGGCAGcctgggatggggggggggggggggggcggggtggggtgttAGAAAAAGATTAAGTATgtaaggcagaggaaaagaaaaagatgaaaaagatgttACATGTTATGTGACAGCTATAGGCCCACCTGGGGGATTATTATTCAGCAGGACCCAGAGGATTTAGCCAGGAAACCCGCCAGTTTGGTTGACTGCCTTGGGATGGAATGGGccgttgggggtgggggtgtgtgtctcagaggaaaacagaagagtaGGAAGCAAGAGTTTGGAGGTGGAGCTGAAGGGTGTCAGGACATTTGGGACCAGACACGGAGGGGGTGTGGGTGGGTTCGgtaaagttcttttttgtttgctttgggagggaaagagaagaggccCTAGAGAGGGGGGCTCTGAAGTTCTTCCCACCAACTCAGCCCCGTCCTCTTCACTCCCCCTGTGGAATCTCAAAGTGCTGCAAGTTTAATAGGTTTAAGTTTACTGAGCGCTTAACTAAAAGCACGGTGAGCACTTccatgagcttttttttttttttttttttttttttttaacgagaaTAGCACCTCCAGTCAGTGCCAGGGGCTCATCCGGGGTGCTGAGGTGCAAGGGGAGCCTAAGCGCCTGGGCCCCGGGGAGGAGGGCGTGTCTGGGCCCAGGCTGACAAGACCCGGGCCGGCCCCGGCATCCAGAGCGGCGGGTCCAGGCCCCGTGAGGGCGGGCCGGCCGCCTCCTACCTTTGAGCGAGGTCTCCACCAGGCGCAGGTAAAGCTGCGAGCTCTTGTTGCCGTGGCTCATGCGCTGGGCGAGCCCGTTGCGCTGCAGGACGCACTCCTCAAACTGCACGACGTTCTGGTGGCGCCGCTTGAGGCTGGTCAGGGCCCAGAACTCGGCCAGCGCCAGCTCCACGTTCTCGGGGGCGTCGCAGCGGATCTTCTTGACCGCCACCCGGGCCCCGCTGCGCCCGGCCACTGCCTCGTAAACCACGCCGTAGCTGCCGCGCCCGATCTCCGCCAACAGGCTGTACCGCGGCCGCGCCGACCCGCCGCCGCTCTCTGGCCGCCGCCGCGCCAGGTAGGCCTCGCCCGGGGCCTCGGCCGCCGCCGGATCCATGGCCTGGGCCGCCGCCGGCCTCAGCTTCGCGCTGGGCGCCCGCGGCACTGGGCTTCGCCTTTTCCGCTCGGGGCTTTGTGTACCTCTGCGGGCGCCGTCCTCCTCCCCCGTTTCCATggctgcgggcggcggggggagcAGCAACGGCGCTGCCCGGGTCCCCCCTGCCTCATCCCTCCGTCCGGCCACTGGACGCGGAGGAGCGGGACCTTGGATTGTGACCTGCGGGCGAAAGAGTCGGTTAACCAACTAGGCCGAAGCGGGAAGGCAAGGAGCGTAGGCCGCAGGGCGTCCCACCTCCGCCTCCTCCGGCCGCCGCGGCCCCTTTAAGACGGAAGCCGCCGCGCTGACTGAacggggggaagggaggggaaagcgGGAAGGGCGACACCACTAGGCTGTGGCTCAGAGGGGGAACAGGAAAGAATAGCAACCCCCGCCCCGCCTTCTCAGCCAGTTTGTCGCCTGAGACTAGGAAAAACTAGGACCAGCAGTTTTCACGACTTAAGAAAATTGCCTTAAGAGCCGTTCTGACTGCGGAACTCTTTTTCCCCGCCTCGTCCCCTCCGGGATCACCCTCCCCGCATCCCGCCTTGGGTTCTCCCGGGTGTAAACAGTCCATTGAATTAAGCCGGAGCGGAGCCCGGCGGAACGACCCAAGTCCCCGAGGGCGGCGGGTGGAGGAGGTTGGCTCAGAAGTTCCGCGTCCCTGAACCCGCCAACCTGGGGACCCAGCGGCCCTCCCCCAGCGCCCGCGGGGACGGAGGTGGGTGCAGCCTCGGCGCTGGCTCGGACTCCGCAGACTGCGCCCTTACCTGGCCGGCGCCCCTCCACTTCCGGGCGGCCCGCTTCCCCCCTGGCGCCCTGGGCCGGGGATGGTCCGCTCCAGGCCAGGGCTGCCTCGCGTACGGAGcggcgcgggaggcggcggccCGGGCCGGGTGTGCCTGGGAGCCCGCGGCGGCgcgggtggcggcggcggcgcccgcggGGGAGAAGCGGGTGTCCGGGCTCCCGCGGCTCTCCACGTGCTCGCGCCGGCTGAGCCCTTTACATAACCTGTTTATATAAGCTGCGCCTCCCGCCCGCACTCGGGCCAGCGGGGGCTCCTGGTGGCCCATCCCCCGGGAGGCCGGCCGCGCGCCGCGCCGCCTGGGTCCTGCCAAGGTCGACGGAGCAGCCGCAGCCGGGCGCACCGGGCACGCCGCGCCGGGGCCCAATCACAGGCGAGAACACCCAGCCCACGAAAAATAGGCGCCAAACTCCCGGGACCCGCTGCGCCCCCCTCCGAGGCTCTGCGGCCGCCTGccccctgcagcctcctcccTCTCCGCCTTCGCTGCTTGAAGAGGGGCTGCGCGCAGTAGGCTCCTAATAAATACTCATTGTTGATTGGCTTGGCGGTTTGATTGATTCATAGGCAGTGCCTGGGAACCTCCCGGACTGGATTGGAGTCCACACGCTGCCGCCCAGGAGCCCGTTGATTCGGGGCAAATCATCGTCAGGTTCTGTGCCTCGGTTTTCTGTTCTGCAAAATGGGTGATTGGACCTTAACCTCCCAGCGCTGATAGAGCCAAATGAAATACATGTAATTtgtgtgtaaatacatatattaagagTGACTAAGTATATATGAGTACACATAGTAAGTGGCTAATTGGGTGCGAGGCTGAAAGtgctgttttgttcactgctttgtACTCCAGTGGCCTAGTAGGTGCCTGTGATTTTTAAACTGAATCTGTTGAGTATTTATTGGCTTTCTAtaatgtgctaggcactgttctaagtcgCTGGGGAAAGAGCAATGAACCAGACAATCTTTACCTTCAATGAGGGTCTATACCCCTGAAGGAGACCAGTGATATGGTGACCTTGTGCAAGTTAATTAACTTTCATGTGTCTTTACTTTCCATCTGTAAGATGGTGAAGAACAGTGTTGGAGGCCCTGTGCTTATACAGTTAAAACACTGAGAACAGGACAAGGTCTTGCACACACTAAGTGTTAGATACTATTAACTAAGCACATAGAATAATTTTTGACATGGATAAGTatgatggagaaaaagaatgaaaaagtgcTTTGGGTTTGGGACAGGTCACTTCTGATAGTATGAAGGTCATTCATTGAAAGGTGGTAACTTTGGGGGggggtaaaatttaaaatttacatgtaaGTTACAAGGATAGTAAGGAATtctcatgtacttttttttttttttatatagaaccttaatgaatttgtgtgtcatccttgcgcaggggccatgctaatttctgtgtatttgaatttttagtgtatgtgctgctgaagtgaacACAAGAATTCTgatataccttttttttctgttttttttttcctggtttttttcTCTGATATACTTTTAACCAAAATAACAAATTGTTATGTTTTGCTATGTTTGCATTATCATAGACTCTCTTGTGTATGTGTacgtaatatatacatattacttttttccccctaagtcATTTTAGAGTGGGTTTTCAGACATTATGCCTCTTTATCCAATacacttgtgtatgtgtgtgtgtgtgtatatatatatgtatatatatacacatatatatatatatacacatttcctAAGAATGTGGACATTCTCTTGCAGAATCTCAGTTGTAATGATCAAAATCAGGAATTTTAACAatgatatgattcttttaatacacctttaatatttaaattttgctaaTTGTGCCAATAATGTAGCCATTCCTCAGGATCCAATTCAGGTTTCATTTGGCTGTCCtctttttagtttcctttaatcTGGAGAAGCAGTTAGTTACTCAACCTTTgcctttcatgaccttgacatttttgaagaatactggTAAATTATTTTGTAGATGTCCTTAATTTGTAGCTGTCTGTTATTTCCTTGTGATTAGGTTCAGGTTATACATTTTTGGCAGGAATGCCACTGAAAGAAAGTTGTGTCCTGAGTGTATCACATCAGAAGGCACATGACATTGGTTTGTCTCAATATTAGTGGTATTAActttgatcatttggttaagATGATGTCCCCCAAGGTACTCCGCTGAAAAGTTACTATTTcccttttgtaattaataagtatctTGTGGGAAGATATTTTGAGgctatcctattttttttaagattttatttatttattgatgagagagaggcagagacctagatagagggagaaccaggctccttgcagggagccttgtgtgggactccatcctggacccaggatcatgccctgagctgaaggtagccgCTCAACTACTGCTCCACCCAGGTGACCTGAGATCCTATTTTTCATCTTACTCTCTGCCCACTTGTTTTAGCATTCATTGATGATTCTTACCTGAATCGGTTATTATTATAATGGTTGCAAGATGGTGATTGGTTTGCAAGagccaccataacaaaatattagactgggtggcttaacagaaattcatttccttgGGGTAcccgatggctcagcagttaagctctgctttcatgaTCAGGGCATGCTCCTAgagttcagggatggagtcccacatcgggttccctgaggggagcctgcttctccctctgcctatgtctctgcctctctctctctctgtctctcatgaataaataaaatatttttaaaaatctcatttcctcacagttctggaggctagaagtccaagatcaaagtgtttaatttttcttctgagacctctccTCTTGGCCTGATTTTAGTTGCCTTCTTTTTCCCCACAAGATGGTTCCTCTGTGtgagcatcttttccttttcttataaggacacaagtcatattggattagggctccaCCCTaatttccgggatccctgggtggcacagcggtttagcgcttgcctttggcccagggtgcgatcctggagacccgagatcgaatcccacgtcgggctcctggtgcatggagcctgcttctccctctgcctgtgtctctgcctctctctctgtgtgactatcataaataaataaaaattaaaaaaaaaaagacctatttcCAAATGTGTTACATTCTAAGGTAATAAGGCTTATGAATTAAACATGAATTTAGGTGGGAGGGAACCTGAAGCCAACCATGCTAAAACTGGTAGTAAGTcatttaagaaagaaggaagaagtatATAGAAGCTGTGAGACAGCAATAAGCTTGATGTTAAACTTTAGCCAGTTGATGAGTGTGTtaagtggtacagccactttggaaaaaaaaaaaagtttggcagtttcttatgaaattaaatatacatctaccctatggcccagcacCTCCAtgcctaggtatttacccaagatacatgaaaatttatctttacaaatatatatattttttaaaggttttatttatacatgagagacacagagagagaggcagagacgtaggcagagggagacgtatgtggggagccgaatgtgggactccaccccaggaccctgggaccacaccctgagccaaaggcagacagacgctcaaccactgagccacccaggtgtcccttcacaAATACACTTTTATAAGGAATGCTTCTAGTGGCTTTTCCCATAAGAGTCCCAAACCGGGAAACACTCTAATGTTCctcaataag
This region of Canis lupus dingo isolate Sandy chromosome 24, ASM325472v2, whole genome shotgun sequence genomic DNA includes:
- the STK35 gene encoding serine/threonine-protein kinase 35, whose translation is MGHQEPPLARVRAGGAAYINRLCKGLSRREHVESRGSPDTRFSPAGAAAATRAAAGSQAHPARAAASRAAPYARQPWPGADHPRPRAPGGKRAARKWRGAGQVTIQGPAPPRPVAGRRDEAGGTRAAPLLLPPPPAAMETGEEDGARRGTQSPERKRRSPVPRAPSAKLRPAAAQAMDPAAAEAPGEAYLARRRPESGGGSARPRYSLLAEIGRGSYGVVYEAVAGRSGARVAVKKIRCDAPENVELALAEFWALTSLKRRHQNVVQFEECVLQRNGLAQRMSHGNKSSQLYLRLVETSLKGERILGYAEEPCYLWFVMEFCEGGDLNQYVLSRRPDPATNKSFMLQLTSAIAFLHKNHIVHRDLKPDNILITERSGTPILKVADFGLSKVCAGLAPRGKEGHPDNKNVNVNKYWLSSACGSDFYMAPEVWEGHYTAKADIFALGIIIWAMIERITFIDSETKKELLGTYIKQGTEIVPVGEALLENPKMELHIPQKRRTSMSEGIKQLLKDMLAANPQDRPDAFELETRMDQVTCAA